The Hevea brasiliensis isolate MT/VB/25A 57/8 chromosome 1, ASM3005281v1, whole genome shotgun sequence DNA segment CCCATCTAATCCAGTTATCTAAAATACCCAAAAGGAAACCAAGATTTAATCACCTTTGTCAAGCACTTGGCAAAATAAATAGGATGAACCCAACTGGAAGTATCTGGCATCCCCCAATCAACTGGAACATCAGACATTTCAGGCTCCATTACCTATTAGAAGGCCATGGAAATTGACATGTTAAATCATTGAAAGGAAGGTACAAAATATAGTCCAGAAATAGAGAGAAGTGATTACCAACCTCAAAGTAGTCATCATCAAACAGAATATCGTCAGTACTGCCAATATCGAAAACATCATACTCACTGGCCACCCTTTTATTCTCATACATTGGAATATCGATCCCAATCAAAACATTCTGAATGTAAGGCAGTGAAATTAGAAAAGTGATGCATTCATGTAACTTAGGCTATGGCAAAAGAGTGGAAAATTATAAACATCTGCAGACATAATGATGTTCATCAAtgtaaaagtaataaaaaaaaaaattgcaaaggTTGCCAATTGCTGTGAAAATACGAAACAGCTAAGACTTTCACATTACCCTAGTATTTATGTAAATTGATATCTTTGAGTTTCCCAAAAAGAGAGTAATACACTGTCAAATTAGCAAGGTCCACATTGCTTCCCCGGCCTCTTCAGAAACCTTTTTATGCCTAAGGTATCAAGGTAGCAATGGTTATTTTCATTATGTCCATGTAATAATGTCTTCCTTAACGTTTCCCAGGGCATAATTTCAGATTCAGCAGACATCCTTTATCCTTACAATTTAAACTATATATTGGGTGTATTTAGACACAAAAACAAATGTCTCTATAAGGATCTGCTGTTTTAGAGGCTTGAAACAATTATGAAACACATGTTTCAAATGAAGTCTATTATAAACATTAAGATTATATCCTCAGCCATCTCTAGTAGAAGCACAGAAATTAATACTATATTCAGGTGAAATCCAGAGACAAGGAAATGTGCTTCAACAGCCTTTGAAAAGTACTGAATAAATGGTGAACAGCATACTGACAGTGTTTCAATAAATGGCCAATAATAAGATAAAATGAATTATTCACAGATTCCAGGATTGCATCAATTCTTTTCATGCAGTTCCATCTTGCAAAATTTTGTCCACAGTTAAGCCCTTAAATGAAAAAGGAGTTTGCATTCACCTCTTATCAAATCTTTGATACAAACATTATGAACAAGTTATATAAAGActaaaatataaaactttattGTGGAAGATGACCCGTAAAAATTTGAAAACTAGAAACATTGGAAAACCATGCAAGACATAAAGGGTACTAGGAAGATATATTACCAACTAGTTTCTACAAATAAACTTTCACTTAAACTATTCTATGTTTCTAAAGGAGGTTAAGGAACCATCTGGTTAGCTGGGCTTCTAAAGGTTTGAGTTTTTGACTCCGAAGGTCTTCCAAAACCAGCAGTTTCTACAATTTGTACAGTCATGGTGCTAAATTTTATTACTTTCAGCCAGGGATAACATTTAAAAAACAAGTATGTCCTCACCACAGGATTACTAGCTCCAGGATCTTGCAAAATGTTTTTATcatcaaaaatttgaaaaaatatatctgaaaagaaaaataaaaataaaacgatTAAGTCAAATCAagttaatataattaaacattatcCTGTACACGCAATACAAGTAGAACAGACCTCCATAATCATCAATAACATATTGAAAATCTGCCCATGAAATTTGTTCATGTGGTTCACTGTGTATTGTCCCCGGAAATACCAGCAAAGCACTGCTGTTAGCCTAAGATAAAATGAAATGCATGAACACACATTATTACAAAGAGAAAGACTTATTAAGCCACGACTTAATAAATTCAACATTATAATTCTCACTGCCATGAAATTATCCAAGCAAGCACCTCAACAGTTGTCCTAGCTATTTCGGCAGAGGTGAGCTGAGTTTCCCGGATCCTTCTGTTGACTTTGATTTCTTCAAGTGGATGATAACTTTGGTCATTTGTATAGCTAGATGAATCCGGTACTGAATCAGAATAATCTGCAGCAACTGAAACTTTCCAAAGGCAATGATCATGCCCCACAGATGACCTATGGAATTGTGTTCCAAAATAAGGACTTCTACACCTGCAATTTAACATGAAAAAGAAGACATGTTTTTTCACTAACATGTGGTGGGAAAAGTAGTTTATTACACAGTGAGAAGGGATTAAAAAACCTTATTAACAGGCCAGCCTTCTAAATGGCAAATAACTGGGGAACACAACTATTTAAGTATATAGGTCCTAATGGAAATTTGTGAATAGCTCAAATCATTTACAAAAACCATCAGTTGGAAAAGGGAAACCCaaattaatttcatgcaatttgaaCATGATTTCCAACTTCCTATATTAGCAACAAATTTGTAAAACAAAATATGCCTTATGCTGGAACAATCAGAAGGTTTGTGACTGTCAATGGGAGATTTGATCCAAGTGCTTGTGACCCCATTCGACGTTGAGCAAGAAAACCCATCTGCATGGCACAATTGACAACTGGAACGACCTGCAATTAGGTTCAAGAAAAATGTTACAGGAAAAGACACTGCAATGAAGTACATAAAAAGTTTGAAAAGGTTAAGAAGCGGAGAAGAGATAGGGGCATCAACAGACCAAGCCAAGTACCCAACTTAATCAGGCAGCATAGATGCGGCAAATTCATACAAATGTTATAAAAAAGGTCATAATGACATTTTATGAAATAGAAATTGGCACTCACTAGTTCACATACAAATCTCTAACTCGCCTAGAACTATTCCCAATATATCACCAATAATTTTAGGAATTAGATTCTAAGAGAAAGAAAGAGCAACGTAGCAACACACAGAAAGGGGCCACAAAAGTGAAGTTAATATCAAaaccaaaatatttttttttctttttttagcaTAGCAGTTCAGCTTATAGAGATACTAACACATTCAAACAAACTACTCTACACGTGAGATTTTCGTCCATAACCGCAATCAAAAGCAATGCCTTTTTCAGCTCAGACTCACTAATTGACTTGAGGAACCCCATGTTGCTTCATTCCTTCAAAAAGAAATTTCATTCTACTACCAAATAATTCAAGTTCAAGTAGAGTCTCACACAAAAATCAGAAAGGGTTAAAAACAATAGTTCCATGATCAGCCACCAATTACTTTGCACTGAAATGGCTGCTTcaattttcacaattttaatAAAAATCCAAACAGAAATTTCAAAATCTAGCCTTTCTCAACAAGAAGTACTGAAATTAAGCAAAATATCAAAAGGGTATCCTCAATAACATCAAAAAACAAATGCGTTTTTGGCAAACATTCAAACAATCAGTTTGCATTCGTCATCAGAAATAAACTAAAAGTAGAAACAACAAAAaatggaagaagaaaagaaaaggtgaGAGCTTTCAAAGAGGATTACCTAAGCAGAGTGAAGAAGCAGCTGCGATCACCATAAGAAAGACGATGCGTGcgattagagagagagagagagagagagagagagagtaacagACTCAGATGCGGAGAATATGACAATTGAAGAGTGAGTTCGTTTGTGCGAGTTTTTAGTGTGATTGGCCCATCAAAATCTATGTCATGGCTACTCGTGCAGGGAATTGTTTACTGTGGGCCTTCTCATTCTGGGAACtacttatttatttcttttctttcttcttcttttttataattttctatttttacaaccattttctttctttttcttttttataattaCCTATTTTCACAAcaacaaatttaatcattttgaTTGAAAATTAGAAATTTATAAGATTCCAATTCATCTCTTTTCTGTCAATTCTCGTATTTAGAAATATAATCACTTCATTCAGAATAAATAACATGCAAGAaaagaattgaattgaatttttatataattatacaatttttgatgtgatttttatttcttttttaaataattttctttttaagttaaaaaaatttaattctttcACTTACTTCCCATGTTTGGAAATTAGAACTTtacgttgatttttttttttttatcaattctcctattaaaataaaagaatttaattttttaacttaaaaaatattttaaaaaataaaaattaaatatgattgtgtgataatttaattaaactatttttttaaacttGCATTGCAAGTTATTATactcattataaaatttataatttatttttttatataattttctattaattttctatattttgtataaaattatcataatattataaatataatattcaattatttaaattaaaatattaattttaatgtcattttaattaattatataaataaacatatttaacaatttaaaaattattttttattggattatatttttatgaaagttatatgttatattattaacatataatattatctTAATTAGAAACTTAAATGtaacataataaaaaaatgtaataataaaaaaaatataaatatgtgaaaatatttaaaaattaaaataaattaataataaatgcaAATTAACtcattgaatttaattcatttaaactctattatttacttttttttttaagtttgatttgcatatcttattttaattttttataatttaaaataatcttAACTTGTATAATGAAATTGCATATCTAATGTGTAAAGAAAATTACTTACAAAATTagaaaatagaataatttttgaaataaatttttattagtttagtgtattattattattattattattattattattattattattattattattattataaaattttcatttttattatattgatatcttaaaatttaatattaccgTATTGTTtaatacaaaaaattttaaaacctatttaatatattaattatttatcaaatttgataagtatttttattttttaaattataaattatatgatatatgttataaatacattattgattaaaatataaatataaacttaatcatgcatgttttaattaaaattatatatatatatagacacgcCCAGATCGAAGGGATAACAATCAATAAGAGAATTAAGTATTGAAGTTAGAGATAGACCAAAAGATAATTAGATAAATGAAAGATAATCAAAGCATAAAATAATCAAAGCAAAACGTAAATCATTGGGCGGTAAAACCAGCCACAGAATaatcaaaacataaaaataatcAAAGATGAAATGTTGGGTAGTAAAACCAAACATAGAATAGTCAAAATCTTAAGCAAAAATATATTTTGATTGAAACTTTCAAGATACTTACATATGGTAGATAGAATTTAAAGTTGAAGAGTTGAGCAAAACAATGTAAAGAGGAAGGGTATCAGTTTGAGAGAAGGAAAGAGAGGTCCTAAGGCCAGTATTCGATGCTTATTGGAAGAGCAAAATTCTCCTTTTATAGATGAAGGAGAATGCTTTACAATTATTGGATTTTACTGTGAAGCACGTGAAAAGGCTTTTACTATAGTCATGTAATGCTCTTTTATTGTAGTCATGTGATGCTCAGAAAGTTATTGCCACTTTCGGTGCATGCTTGAAAGGTATCTTAAAATTCAAAAGTTGCAGCTGACATCATTGATGCTTTAGTGCAATGAGAATCTCAAAACAGTCGCCTTCATTATCATTACCAAG contains these protein-coding regions:
- the LOC110637971 gene encoding uncharacterized protein At3g49140 isoform X1, with the protein product MVIAAASSLCLGRSSCQLCHADGFSCSTSNGVTSTWIKSPIDSHKPSDCSSIRCRSPYFGTQFHRSSVGHDHCLWKVSVAADYSDSVPDSSSYTNDQSYHPLEEIKVNRRIRETQLTSAEIARTTVEANSSALLVFPGTIHSEPHEQISWADFQYVIDDYGDIFFQIFDDKNILQDPGASNPVNVLIGIDIPMYENKRVASEYDVFDIGSTDDILFDDDYFEVMEPEMSDVPVDWGMPDTSSWVHPIYFAKCLTKAVDMEYDRKMDHPSNGVSIVGCLRPAFADEESYLRRLFHFEDNDEYNSNWKDAEILSFSSKINGSSTRSTIYRLEIMRIELFSVYGIQCAIGLEDFQDAEPDILAHSTSAILEHFSEKGIRCNAALKALCKKKGLSAEGAKLIGVDSLGIDVRIFCGVEVRTHRFPFKVRATCEAAAEKQIQQLLFPRSRRKKFRSHADGLRDSKSF
- the LOC110637971 gene encoding uncharacterized protein At3g49140 isoform X2 translates to MLVKKHVFFFMLNCRCRSPYFGTQFHRSSVGHDHCLWKVSVAADYSDSVPDSSSYTNDQSYHPLEEIKVNRRIRETQLTSAEIARTTVEANSSALLVFPGTIHSEPHEQISWADFQYVIDDYGDIFFQIFDDKNILQDPGASNPVNVLIGIDIPMYENKRVASEYDVFDIGSTDDILFDDDYFEVMEPEMSDVPVDWGMPDTSSWVHPIYFAKCLTKAVDMEYDRKMDHPSNGVSIVGCLRPAFADEESYLRRLFHFEDNDEYNSNWKDAEILSFSSKINGSSTRSTIYRLEIMRIELFSVYGIQCAIGLEDFQDAEPDILAHSTSAILEHFSEKGIRCNAALKALCKKKGLSAEGAKLIGVDSLGIDVRIFCGVEVRTHRFPFKVRATCEAAAEKQIQQLLFPRSRRKKFRSHADGLRDSKSF